One Osmia lignaria lignaria isolate PbOS001 chromosome 4, iyOsmLign1, whole genome shotgun sequence genomic window, TCGATTTCAAATTGTCAACTGCTTCGTTATTATTCgtacgaaaattaattttactgaatttacggaatttaaaagaaatggtGTTTCCGTCATCCGGGTCAATGATGAAAATAAACGAGCCGATCAAATAAATTGCGTTTTGTTTCCTTCGTTTCACTATTAAAGTAGATACAGGCACGATATGAAAATGatgttgaaaagaaaatgaattaaaccAGCATTTAATTCATCATATTGATGATGAAACTTGCACCAGAACCTAGAAATTTAAGATGTTATCTGTGAGTCACCGTAAACGTGATAAAATCTTGTTATTTATAATACATGTACATATACTTAATACTTATTATACCACATCAAATTTTGCATAaggtatttataaaattgtaattgcAAATGATTTGAAATTACTAGAAAAAggttgtttaataaaattctacGATAAACGAAATCTATGAAATAGATTGCAAAACGGTAGTCGATAAAAATTTCTCTCGTAATGCGAACAAGATTCGCGAATTTCAAGATTGGATGGGAGACTATGATTTAGTAAAGAATCTTGCGTAACGTTTCCCCAAGCGAATCATTCGAGGTTTTCCATTGTTCATAAATTTGTTAGTTAAATCAGTAATCTTCTTAGCTGAGTGAGTAGTTGTTATGAGCCATTAAAGTGATAGTGGCACTTCCCAACGTTAACCCGATTTCTCAAAGACTATTATAATTAAACGTTAACACTTTGAATATTCCAATAGGTGTTTGTTAGATAATTGATCAacgcaaaaattttcaaaataatggaGATGCTATAGAAAACAGCAATTAAttcatattataatttttcaattgaaaagttACTTCTTTTTTACTGTTACGCGACTTGAAATGGGTTGTCCCGTTGAAACTATCTGTTCTTTTAAAAGTACTTCCATTGTCGTACCCTAAAGGCGTTTCTAAATGCTTGACAATCACACCTTCCATGTCGTATTCTAATTTCTGTTTAATTTAACCATTCCTCCTTATGATGTATCGCATTCGTCAAAGTCCAGAAACAAACAGGCTCGCGGTAATATTCAAATGCAGATCGTCGCAATCGTAGCATACCATTCCACGAGTCTCTCGTACATTGTATGTACATTATCGAAATTGTCAATCGACGTTCAATTAGCTCCAAAGTACCGTTGATCGAATTATTCACGGAATTGCGCGGGACCCATGGCTGGCTGTTTTCAATGTTTACTGTAACGGAATTACTGtcatttttattcttataaatagcaatatctataaaattctaaaattccaaaattccaaaattccaaaattccaaaattccaaaatttattcTGGTCATTGATCcgattaataattttactgcAGCTCCACTGTGTGTTAAGCGTGCCATCTGATAAATctcctatttttttctttttcacctccGTGGGCTAGGTTAACGAGGGAGCAGCACTAATGTGTAGTCGGTTTTAAAAATGGTTGTTAGAATTAGTCGTAGTCGAAATGGGAATGACTTTGTGTTTCATATATTCATGGAGAGTTCACGTACGCTTTGCACGCGCTTTATCTGTCCCGAAGAACGCACGAACAATAAAAACGCACCCTCCAGAGAAGGAAAAAGTTTCGCAGGTACGAATAACGATCATTGTTGCGTGCCCCTTTCTTCCATCCCGACCCGGTCTTCTAGCATCGGGACACGCAGGAAACGCTGACAGTCCTCGACAGGTTGGACCTCGATACCGAGATGCCGACCGAAGAGGAGCTGGCAAGGAAGTTCGGCTTCGAGGAGGCGTACTACCAGGGCACACTCACCTGGTGGCAGAAGCTCAAGCCTCAGATGTGGTCGTTGTTCGATGAACCCTACTCCTCGTTATCAGCTAAGGTTTGTATAACAATATTTCTTGATAAAAACATTTTAAGATTTAGGAGGAAGCtagaatcaaattaaaaatattgtaactaaaatatataataaattgacTTTGACactgaataaaaaaaattacaaatctcACCAGAATGTCTTATAAAAGCTTCTTCACTTGATTATGACAAAGAAGCGAATGAAACTGAAAAGTTCCGACTACCGTAACGATGGCTGTCCAAACGACACCAGTCTGTTGTAAGCAAGTTTACGTTCAATGAAAAAGTCGTCTCCGATAGTAACTTTTATAGGTACCTATTTTCCAATATCCTACCGATACTGCTGATGCAGAGAAATCTACAGGCATTCCACTAAAGAAAAAAAcattatatcattattatcatcatcatcatcatcatcattacaGAGTCCCAAACACTTTATGGGATAACCTAATAAATTCACGAACAAGTAACCAAAAATTACTTTTCTTCTGCCTTTATTTTCGTTTTCTCTGCTATTATCTATATGTTCTCTGTAATCCCCTTTCAACTATTATGATCTTCCATTTCGAGTTCTATTATCCCGTCCACGACGTTGACATgaaattattacgatatctTTTCGGTTGGATTTTCAGAACACGAAAATTAAATAAGTTACTTCCACAATACATCGAGTaacatattatatgtataataaagaaatatagaaatgatTTCAGTAAAATCATTcttgattttataaataaatctattattttacaaataatagATTGCatatgtaaattgaaaaattggccGCGATTAATGCAATATTTGAACTGTTTCATAGGTGATCAGTATAGTCTCGGTCCTGTTCATATTCATCTCAATCATGTCGTTCTGCCTGAAGACGCATCCGGACATGCGGGTGCCGGTGATCGTAAACCGGTCGGTGAACATGGGAAACGAGACCTCCTGGGCAGTGGATAAAACGCACACGAACGCTCACGTCTGCTTTTTCTACATCGAGTGTATGTGCAACGCCTGGTTTACCCTCGAGTTCCTAATACGAATCACCGCGAGCCCAAACCGCTGCGAGTTCATTAAGAGCTCGGTCAACCTGATCGACATGGTCGCGACCTTAAGTTTCTACCTCGATTTGGCGCTTCAACGTTTCGCATCTCATCTTGAGAACGCCGATATCCTCGAGTTCTTGAGCATCATACGTATTATGAGACTGTTCAAGTTAACCCGTCATTCGTCCGGCCTCAAGATTTTGATACAAACGTTCCGCGCCTCGGCGAAGGAGCTGGCCCTCCTCGTCTTCTTCCTTGTCCTTGGCATCGTGATCTTCGCCAGTCTGGTATACTACGCCGAACGTACCCAGTACAACCCGAAGAACGATTTCCAAAGCATACCGCTCGGATTGTGGTGGGCGTTGGTCACGATGACCACCGTCGGTTACGGTGACATGGTGCCGAAGACCTACGTTGGGATGTTCGTCGGTGCCCTCTGCGCTCTAGCCGGTGTCCTCACGATCGCCCTGCCCGTGCCCGTGATCGTCAGCAACTTTGCGATGTATTACAGTCACACGCAGGCGCGAGCCAAGTTACCTAAGAAGAGACGCCGGGTACTTCCGGTCGAGCAGCCAAGAGTCAGAGCTCCAGGTGCGCCACTCGCAATGACCGGAGTAGCGGGTACCGGGGGTCCACCGGGTTGCACCCAACAGCACTTGCAAGTCGGTGGACCGACATCGGGCACCGGTGGGCTAGCTCCTGGCCATGGACAAACGCCGGGAGTAGGCTGCACCGGTGGCCAGGGACCCCAAAACAGACGGATGAATGCTATCAAGACCAATCATCCTAAAGATGTTTCGTTCGCCACTAAAACAGGTAAGTTCTCTCTatcattttctttcctcttttaccTCGTTTATTCTATTCctggaatttcattttatttccctttcggtGTTATTATGGAGGATTTAGTTTCTCTTACGGTTATTGCTAATAATAGAGTATATAGACAAATTGGAAGATGGATTTCTCTTTCTTTGGGTATTGTTGGTAAAAATGGTCTGGGATGTGGAGTTCCATAACCAGTAATTGGGAATATTGACAGTGGAGATGATAGAAGGGTGGTGATCACAACAGCCACTGATAGCGTAGGGCAGATCTTTTTAAGATCGAATCCCCTCGTTAGGGGATTTTCTCTCCGaccgtatacatatatgtacataatatGTAAGTACATACTCGTATATGGCAGAGGAACAAATGAATTATTACAGGaacgaattttattaaaatataagaaaGTGTAAATGTGACACGTTACTCTACAAACAGGATAAGTTTCCTGTAAATAAGTAACTTCATTTCCGTGGCAAATGCTAGTTTCCTCCCATTTACACTTCCGCAAAAAAGAGAGTAGGTAATAATACAACATCtataaaaggagaaaaaaatgaTAACGTGAAGCGAGAAGAATTTAAATGACCGAAAACTTTAACACCGGTCGCTCCATAACCCGCTGAAATGCAAAATCAATTCTATACTAGCTtcgtttgcatatttattactCTCCAGTTTACTTTCTCCAGTGGTATAACttggaataaaaaattttcactGGCGCCTTTCATTTTCGTATACAAACGGAATGTTATGTATCAACCAATTACCATTCACAAAGGTAGTTCCTACAGCGTAGCATTAGTTGTCATCCGAACGGAAAAGTCTGTAGTGtgtctttcttttccttttcttcttgtACGGTGGGTTCCAGAAGAGGACCGGAGGAACTCTAACCTGCGGACCAACGGGACCAAGACAGCCGGAGGTTTGGGTTAAATCTGAAACCAAGATTACTCTCCACTGCCGAGGCGCCAATACTACTCGTATAAGATGAAAGGGTGAGAGAAAATAGGGTACGGAGGAACGAGCTCAAGAAGGGTATCAAGATTGCATGGTCTACATATAAGAGAATATTAGATCGCTGCGGATGAAATGTCGGATTTTTATCGCGAGGAATTGCGCCACTTTCCATTTTTCACAGGCTTCAATCATTAGAACTGCGCTTTTCccatttcccttttcttttatgAACGTGTTCAGTGCTACCCACGACAGAAGACGGgttgttgaaattttattatacatataataatacgtTTTTATCACGACATACTGATAAGATTTTTATAAAAGGAATGGTGGAGTTTCTTTGAGAAAAAGGTATGTAGATGAGAAGATTGGTATGTAGGGGTTTCTGTGACATCATCATTAACCTTAGCAAGACGTAAACATTTTAACAAAAAAGGAACTTTTTTTAATGTActgtatattgtaatatattgtTACAGTTACCTACTTGAAATTATAGTAAAAGTCATACAAACTCGTACTAATTACCAAAGATTAGTAAAAATGTGTTACTAACTACCAgtaatttaatacaaatttcaaGTACCAAGTACCAATTTTCAgagttaattcaatttaaatttgcCATTCTTTCTACaatcatttataataatatgtataaacaaataaatagctGAATATACCTTTGTTAATTAGTAGGTACCAAGAAAAACAAATCGCCcgcccaaaaaaaaaaaaaaatttacccACCTAAAATCAGCTTCCAAGAGGCAAAAGCATTGAAAGATTTGAAAGGAAAGGTCAAAGCAGCCAGCAATTTAACCAGTGAAAAGAGATTGGCACGGTGAATTCAGAGCTTCTAGAAACAGTAATTAATTGaagcttttaattaaatcacGCGCTCGGTTCAAgctaaaaattttcgaaaagaaGATTCCGACATTTCGTACGCACCGTTCGTAGTATCCTCATTCAAGAGCTTCTcagttttttctctttttttgtttCACACCACTTATTCCAGCAATCTCTCTTCTCCTCCCCGGTGTTCCTCCCTTTCCTTTCCACGTCATCAGCCCCTCGCCCCATTTCGATAAACACGAATCATTCATGGAACACGGAAGAGCACGTCTGACTTTGTACCAATGGGGGAAACCGGGTTAACTGGcgacgaatgaaaaaaaaaaaagtgttgg contains:
- the LOC117603500 gene encoding potassium voltage-gated channel protein Shaw, producing MSVLNMDSENRVVLNVGGIRHETYKATLKKIPATRLSKLTEALGNYDPILNEYFFDRHPGVFAQVLNYYRTGKLHYPTDVCGPLFEEELDFWGLDSNQVEPCCWMTYTQHRDTQETLTVLDRLDLDTEMPTEEELARKFGFEEAYYQGTLTWWQKLKPQMWSLFDEPYSSLSAKVISIVSVLFIFISIMSFCLKTHPDMRVPVIVNRSVNMGNETSWAVDKTHTNAHVCFFYIECMCNAWFTLEFLIRITASPNRCEFIKSSVNLIDMVATLSFYLDLALQRFASHLENADILEFLSIIRIMRLFKLTRHSSGLKILIQTFRASAKELALLVFFLVLGIVIFASLVYYAERTQYNPKNDFQSIPLGLWWALVTMTTVGYGDMVPKTYVGMFVGALCALAGVLTIALPVPVIVSNFAMYYSHTQARAKLPKKRRRVLPVEQPRVRAPGAPLAMTGVAGTGGPPGCTQQHLQVGGPTSGTGGLAPGHGQTPGVGCTGGQGPQNRRMNAIKTNHPKDVSFATKTEEDRRNSNLRTNGTKTAGGLG